In Flavobacteriales bacterium, one genomic interval encodes:
- the gcvP gene encoding aminomethyl-transferring glycine dehydrogenase yields the protein MTPSTYQERHIGPNAKATSEMLTAIGVASLDELIDRTVPDRIRSPKPLDVGPALTEREHLDRMQQLGALNKVFRSYIGLGYSGTLLPPPIQRNVFENPGWYTAYTPYQAEISQGRLEALLNFQTMTSDLTGLPIANASLLDEATAVGEAMHMFYAARPKELVGAKKFFADRGLYPQNIEVLRTRCVPIGVELVVGDVKDFTPDGSYFGLALQYPSLDGGVQDLRSVVAQAKEDGIRTVVSADILALTLLTPPGEWGADVCVGNTQRFGVPMGYGGPHAAFFATTEEFKRIIPGRIIGVSQDRRGHSALRMALQTREQHIRRDKATSNICTAQALLAVMASMYAVYHGPEGLKRIAHIVHDHTHRVAVAAHKLGYSLSNAVYFDTVTFSLPATTSIEKVRTAAESRGINFRYGKDSVTIAFDETVRDEDVNDVIATLAEACGEKPFSSASQGAPTVLPEFLQRHSRFMEHPVFNSYHTELELQRYIKKLENKDFSLMHGMIPLGSCTMKLNAASTLIPLTWPEWANIHPFVPVEQAAGYQQVFAELSDALAKATGMTAVSLQPNSGAQGEYAGLLTIRAYHEANGDLKRNVALIPSSAHGTNPASAVMAGMQVVVVKADEEGRIDTVDLKAKAEQYKDTLSCLMVTYPSTHGVYESAILDITAAIHANGGLVYMDGANMNAQVGLTSPGGTGADVCHLNLHKTFAIPHGGGGPGMGPICVNDKLKPFLPGHPLIKTGGSKAVPAVSAAPWGSSLILLISYGYIKMLGGNGLTDATRYAILNANYLKVKLADHYPILYTGDEGMVAHEMILDCRGFKRTSGIEVEDIAKRLMDYGFHAPTVSFPVAGTLMVEPTESEGKPELDRFIEAMKSIRKEIAEVENGNADKLDNVLKMAPHTSSEICADTWSHDYGREKAAYPMKSMHDWKYWPTASRVDSAFGDRNLVCTCPPIEDYAAVEA from the coding sequence ATGACACCTTCCACCTATCAAGAGCGCCACATAGGCCCCAACGCGAAAGCCACATCTGAAATGTTGACCGCCATTGGTGTGGCGTCATTGGATGAATTGATCGACCGTACGGTACCTGATCGTATACGATCACCAAAGCCGTTGGATGTAGGACCGGCCTTGACCGAGCGCGAGCATTTGGACCGTATGCAACAGCTAGGTGCATTGAACAAGGTGTTCCGTAGTTATATCGGCTTGGGTTATAGTGGCACTCTTCTACCACCTCCTATTCAGCGGAATGTTTTCGAAAATCCGGGCTGGTACACGGCTTACACGCCCTATCAGGCGGAGATCTCACAAGGTAGATTGGAAGCATTGTTGAATTTCCAAACGATGACCAGTGATCTGACCGGACTTCCTATAGCCAATGCATCGTTGTTGGATGAAGCCACCGCCGTGGGTGAGGCCATGCACATGTTCTACGCGGCTCGACCAAAAGAACTAGTGGGAGCGAAAAAATTCTTTGCGGACAGAGGCCTGTATCCTCAGAACATCGAGGTGCTGAGAACCCGTTGTGTACCGATAGGTGTGGAATTAGTTGTTGGAGACGTGAAGGACTTTACGCCTGATGGTTCTTACTTCGGTCTTGCGCTACAATATCCTTCTTTGGATGGAGGAGTGCAGGATCTGCGTTCGGTCGTAGCGCAAGCTAAAGAGGACGGTATCCGCACCGTGGTAAGCGCGGATATTCTGGCCCTGACCTTGTTGACCCCACCGGGAGAATGGGGAGCTGATGTTTGTGTTGGTAATACGCAACGTTTCGGTGTACCCATGGGTTATGGAGGGCCGCATGCCGCCTTCTTCGCAACTACTGAAGAATTCAAACGGATCATTCCTGGTCGCATCATTGGCGTAAGTCAGGATCGTCGTGGACACAGTGCATTGCGCATGGCATTGCAGACCCGCGAACAACATATCCGCAGAGACAAGGCCACCAGCAATATCTGCACTGCACAAGCATTGTTGGCCGTAATGGCGAGCATGTACGCGGTGTATCATGGTCCCGAAGGCCTTAAGCGCATTGCGCATATCGTGCATGATCATACTCACCGCGTGGCAGTAGCAGCGCACAAGTTGGGTTACTCACTTTCCAATGCTGTCTATTTCGATACGGTAACATTCAGCTTACCTGCAACCACTTCCATTGAGAAAGTGAGAACTGCTGCAGAGTCAAGAGGCATCAACTTCAGGTACGGAAAGGACAGTGTAACGATCGCGTTCGATGAGACGGTAAGGGATGAGGATGTGAACGATGTTATTGCAACATTGGCAGAAGCGTGCGGTGAAAAACCGTTCTCAAGTGCAAGCCAAGGAGCGCCCACTGTACTTCCTGAATTTCTTCAGCGACACAGCCGCTTCATGGAACATCCGGTCTTCAACTCATACCATACGGAGCTTGAATTGCAGCGGTACATCAAGAAATTGGAGAATAAGGATTTCAGTTTAATGCATGGTATGATCCCGTTGGGTTCCTGTACCATGAAATTGAACGCGGCAAGCACATTGATCCCATTGACATGGCCGGAATGGGCGAATATCCACCCGTTCGTACCCGTGGAACAAGCAGCCGGTTACCAGCAGGTATTCGCAGAACTTTCCGATGCGTTGGCGAAAGCTACCGGAATGACAGCAGTGAGCCTTCAACCGAATAGTGGTGCACAAGGCGAGTACGCGGGACTTCTAACGATACGCGCATACCATGAAGCGAACGGCGACCTGAAACGTAATGTCGCGTTGATCCCGAGCAGTGCGCACGGAACAAATCCGGCGAGTGCAGTTATGGCCGGTATGCAAGTTGTAGTTGTAAAGGCCGACGAAGAGGGTCGCATTGATACGGTTGACCTAAAAGCCAAGGCGGAACAATACAAGGACACCCTTTCGTGTTTGATGGTGACCTACCCAAGCACGCACGGGGTATATGAAAGCGCTATCCTTGATATTACCGCTGCCATACACGCCAATGGTGGTCTGGTGTACATGGATGGTGCGAATATGAATGCGCAAGTAGGCCTTACCAGTCCGGGTGGAACAGGTGCGGATGTTTGCCATTTGAACCTGCACAAGACCTTTGCGATACCACATGGAGGAGGAGGCCCGGGAATGGGACCGATCTGTGTGAACGACAAATTGAAGCCATTCTTGCCTGGACATCCGTTGATCAAGACCGGAGGAAGTAAAGCAGTGCCAGCAGTGAGCGCTGCGCCATGGGGAAGTTCATTGATACTCTTGATCAGCTACGGGTATATAAAAATGCTCGGCGGAAATGGCCTTACGGATGCAACACGGTATGCGATCCTGAACGCCAATTACCTAAAAGTGAAACTGGCCGATCATTATCCTATTCTGTACACCGGTGATGAGGGTATGGTAGCGCATGAAATGATCCTGGATTGCAGAGGCTTCAAACGCACTTCGGGAATTGAGGTGGAGGATATTGCGAAACGCTTGATGGATTATGGTTTCCATGCACCTACAGTAAGTTTTCCTGTTGCAGGAACGTTGATGGTAGAGCCTACGGAAAGTGAAGGAAAGCCGGAACTGGATCGGTTCATTGAGGCCATGAAAAGTAT
- the kynU gene encoding kynureninase: MTVFQNSLDFARSQDVVDPLRSFREEFHFPQLAGEPVIYFTGNSLGLQPRAAADALKQELDDWAKFGVEGHFHAKHPWLSYHEELTASATRIAGAKESEVVVMNQLTSNLHFLLVSFFRPKGARKVILTEQRPFPSDTYAFASQIQFHGGDPATDLVEMQPRKGEYCLRTEDIVAKINELGDELALVCFGGVNFYTGQAFDMEAITKAAHEVGANAGFDLAHAAGNLKLELHDWNADFACWCSYKYLNSGPGGVASVFVHERHHGKGLPLFAGWWGHDKQDRFKMEPVFKPMPTAEAWQVSNAPVLSMAVHRVALEQFDRAGMDRLRSKSEQLTGYLEFIVHEVARSTNTNLEIITPSNPKQRGAQLSVLAHGKGKYLFDALTTKGVVADWREPNVIRMAPVPMYNSFEDVYRFGQILQECM, encoded by the coding sequence ATGACCGTATTCCAGAACTCGCTCGACTTTGCACGCTCACAAGATGTCGTTGACCCTTTGCGTTCGTTCCGAGAAGAATTCCACTTCCCACAACTCGCGGGCGAACCAGTGATCTACTTCACCGGGAACTCCCTTGGTCTCCAACCTAGAGCTGCCGCTGACGCGTTGAAACAGGAACTGGATGATTGGGCCAAATTCGGTGTGGAAGGACATTTCCACGCGAAACATCCATGGCTCAGTTACCATGAAGAGTTGACCGCAAGTGCTACGCGGATCGCTGGAGCCAAAGAGAGTGAGGTGGTGGTGATGAACCAGCTCACAAGCAACCTTCACTTTTTACTCGTGAGTTTCTTCCGTCCAAAAGGTGCGCGCAAAGTGATCCTTACCGAGCAACGCCCATTTCCTAGTGATACGTACGCTTTTGCTTCGCAGATCCAGTTCCATGGTGGCGACCCCGCTACTGACCTTGTAGAAATGCAACCCAGAAAAGGTGAGTATTGTTTGCGTACGGAGGACATTGTCGCCAAGATCAACGAACTCGGCGATGAATTAGCATTGGTCTGTTTTGGTGGAGTGAATTTCTACACCGGACAAGCATTCGATATGGAAGCGATCACCAAAGCTGCGCATGAAGTTGGTGCGAACGCTGGTTTCGATCTGGCCCACGCCGCTGGTAATCTCAAATTGGAATTACACGATTGGAATGCCGACTTTGCTTGCTGGTGCAGCTACAAATACCTGAATAGCGGTCCGGGTGGCGTGGCTAGTGTGTTCGTACACGAAAGGCATCATGGCAAAGGCTTACCGCTGTTCGCAGGTTGGTGGGGACACGACAAACAGGACCGATTCAAAATGGAGCCGGTTTTCAAACCCATGCCCACCGCCGAAGCATGGCAAGTAAGCAATGCTCCAGTGCTGAGCATGGCGGTTCATCGTGTTGCGTTAGAACAATTCGATCGTGCCGGTATGGATCGCTTGCGTTCTAAGAGCGAACAACTCACCGGGTATTTGGAATTCATTGTTCACGAAGTGGCGAGATCCACCAACACGAATTTGGAGATCATCACACCAAGTAACCCGAAACAACGCGGAGCGCAACTGAGCGTGTTAGCGCATGGAAAAGGCAAGTACCTTTTCGACGCATTAACGACAAAGGGTGTAGTGGCTGATTGGCGCGAACCGAACGTGATCCGCATGGCACCTGTGCCGATGTACAATTCTTTCGAAGACGTATATCGGTTCGGGCAAATATTACAGGAATGTATGTAG